In the Telopea speciosissima isolate NSW1024214 ecotype Mountain lineage chromosome 2, Tspe_v1, whole genome shotgun sequence genome, one interval contains:
- the LOC122651493 gene encoding uncharacterized protein LOC122651493, giving the protein MSPQSHRETSQDPFKSWKIFTSKADRNGEILTLLMKGALLVFFFASIYFVFFSAFSNQTRWFRCPECDGIIRNYGRRGEIPVIFNDQDHETTNISHIQFGIGGSVKSWKDRRHYSELWWKPNITRGFVWLDQPWPENETWPEASPPYQVSEDSSRFKYTSWYGTRSAVRIARIVLESFRLGLENVRWFVMGDDDTVFFVENLVTVLSKYDHRQMYYIGGNSESVEQDVIHSYGMAYGGGGFAISYPLAAELVRVLDGCIDRYASFYGSDQRIQACLTEIGVPVTKELGFHQVDIRGDPYGLLAAHPVAPLVSLHHLDYVKPLFPAEKPTEAVKGRSQVESMRKLRDAYEMDPGRTLQQSICYDLERNWSLSIGWGYTAQLYPSLLTAKELQTTLQTFQTWRSWSNEPFTFNTRRLSSDPCDRPIFYFFDQVQVEVEVEVEYVGRTLTTYKRFVPEPNKDCDNPQYVPLLAVQSIKVSAPRLNPDHWKKAPRRQCCEIVEVGSVVEARIRSCHQGESVTPH; this is encoded by the exons atgtcTCCTCAGTCTCACAGGGAAACGAGTCAGGACCCATTTAAATCCTGGAAAATATTCACTTCCAAGGCTGACAGAAATGGCGAGATTTTAACTCTCTTGATGAAAGGAGCCCTCCTCGTCTTTTTCTTCGCTTCAATCTATTTCGTTTTCTTCTCCGCTTTCTCCAACCAGACACGATGGTTCAGATGCCCAGAATGCGACGGCATCATCCGGAATTATGGTCGGAGGGGCGAAATTCCTGTGATTTTCAATGATCAAGATCATGAAACGACGAACATTTCACACATTCAATTTGGAATCGGTGGTTCAGTGAAGTCATGGAAGGATCGCCGACATTACAGCGAGTTATGGTGGAAACCCAACATCACTCGCGGTTTCGTCTGGCTCGACCAGCCATGGCCTGAGAACGAAACCTGGCCGGAAGCTTCGCCACCGTATCAAGTGTCGGAAGACTCATCGAGGTTCAAGTACACCAGCTGGTACGGCACCCGTTCCGCAGTTCGGATCGCTCGAATCGTGTTGGAGAGTTTCCGGTTAGGGTTAGAAAATGTGAGATGGTTCGTGATGGGAGACGATGATACGGTGTTTTTCGTGGAGAACTTAGTGACTGTACTGTCGAAATACGATCACCGTCAGATGTACTACATCGGGGGAAACTCCGAGAGTGTGGAGCAAGATGTGATACACTCTTATGGAATGGCATACGGTGGCGGTGGTTTCGCGATCAGTTACCCTCTCGCAGCTGAGCTTGTTAGGGTTCTTGACGGTTGCATTGACCGTTACGCCTCTTTCTACGGCTCTGATCAGAGGATTCAAGCTTGTTTAACTGAAATTGGGGTCCCAGTCACCAAAGAGCTCGGCTTCCATCAg GTTGATATCCGAGGAGACCCGTACGGTTTACTAGCGGCACACCCGGTGGCGCCGTTGGTGTCGCTCCACCACTTGGATTATGTGAAGCCGTTGTTCCCGGCGGAGAAGCCGACGGAGGCGGTGAAAGGGCGGAGCCAGGTAGAGTCGATGAGAAAGTTGAGAGATGCGTATGAGATGGACCCAGGGAGGACATTGCAACAGAGTATATGTTACGATTTGGAGAGGAATTGGTCTTTGTCAATCGGGTGGGGTTACACGGCTCAATTGTATCCATCGTTGTTGACGGCGAAGGAACTCCAGACGACACTCCAGACGTTTCAGACGTGGAGGAGCTGGAGTAATGAACCCTTCACTTTCAATACCAGGAGGCTGAGCTCAGATCCTTGTGACCGTCCaatcttctatttctttgaCCAAGTGCAAGTGGAAGTGGAAGTGGAAGTGGAATACGTAGGTAGGACCTTAACAACTTACAAGAGGTTCGTTCCTGAACCGAACAAGGACTGTGATAACCCTCAATACGTCCCTCTCTTGGCTGTGCAATCCATCAAAGTTTCGGCTCCCAGGTTGAATCCTGACCATTGGAAAAAG GCGCCACGAAGACAGTGTTGTGAGATTGTGGAAGTGGGCAGCGTTGTTGAAGCGAGGATTAGAAGCTGTCATCAAGGGGAGTCTGTCACGCCACATTAA
- the LOC122651496 gene encoding uncharacterized protein LOC122651496 has protein sequence MALEMVEFSVVLTKLKSLFDKSGGLILFKSLLITGLSFYLFYIFFANQSPELSTSLRYGWDSYAHHSFSNAAAATNISQIVFGVSSSINTWRNRRHYIEEWWQPNITRGFVWLDRIPSGFFPWSPSSPPYRVSADITGAFKNYNKHGMSQAIRMTRVILETFRESNESVRWFVLTDDDTVLLVDNLVEVLARYDHNKYYYIGGNSESISANDLNSFEMAFGGAGCALSFPLAKGLVIHLDECIKRYPTLYGSDHILQSCIIEFGVSLTQERGFHQIDLHRDIWGFLSAHPQAPLISFHHIDVVEPIFPSMDRHQSLKHLMKAAKVDSSRLLQQTICYHKKSNWSFSISWGYSAQIYEKIHPPNFLQRPLQTFLPWSNRARPGFMFNTRPLSRDPCEAPHVFFFGSVERENRTQVITSYIRRWPRNLPTCLSSGNHSADSISEIRVFSPLKRLNNWVGRRECCDIVRFLDLTVTEVRVRGCRNDEVVA, from the exons ATGGCCTTGGAAATGGTGGAATTCAGTGTGGTTCTGACAAAACTGAAATCACTCTTTGATAAATCTGGAGGATTAATTCTGTTCAAATCATTGTTAATTACAGGATTATCTTTCTACTTGTTCTACATCTTCTTTGCCAACCAATCTCCAGAGCTCTCGACTTCACTACGCTATGGCTGGGATTCATATGCTCACCATAGTTTTTCcaatgctgctgctgctactaaCATTAGCCAGATTGTGTTTGGGGTATCAAGTAGTATCAATACATGGAGAAACAGGAGACATTATATTGAAGAATGGTGGCAGCCCAACATAACCAGGGGATTTGTATGGTTAGATAGAATTCCATCAGGGTTCTTCCCATGGTCTCCATCTTCTCCACCTTACCGTGTTTCCGCCGACATCACCGGAGCTTTCAAAAATTACAACAAACATGGGATGTCGCAAGCAATTCGAATGACCCGTGTGATCTTGGAGACATTTAGGGAGTCTAATGAAAGTGTTAGATGGTTTGTGCTAACTGATGATGACACAGTACTTCTTGTGGACAATCTAGTGGAGGTTCTTGCTCGGTATGATCACAACAAGTATTACTATATTGGGGGAAACTCAGAATCCATTTCAGCAAACGATCTGAACTCATTTGAAATGGCATTTGGTGGAGCTGGTTGTGCTTTGAGTTTCCCACTTGCAAAGGGTTTAGTCATCCACTTAGATGAGTGTATCAAGAGATACCCCACCTTGTATGGCAGTGATCATATCTTACAGTCCTGTATCATTGAGTTTGGTGTTTCACTCACTCAGGAAAGAGGATTTCATCAG ATTGATCTGCACAGAGACATATGGGGTTTCTTATCGGCCCACCCACAAGCTCCCCTGATCTCCTTCCACCACATTGATGTAGTTGAACCCATCTTCCCATCCATGGATCGCCATCAATCTCTCAAACACCTTATGAAAGCTGCAAAAGTTGATTCATCTCGTCTCTTACAACAAACCATCTGTTACCACAAGAAGAGTAACTGGTCTTTCTCCATTTCATGGGGTTACTCTGCTCAAATCTATGAGAAGATTCACCCCCCAAATTTTCTTCAGAGACCACTTCAGACATTCTTACCTTGGTCTAACCGGGCTAGACCTGGTTTCATGTTTAACACAAGACCACTGTCCAGAGACCCTTGTGAAGCTCCTCATGTCTTCTTCTTTGGGTCTGTAGAAAGAGAGAACAGAACCCAAGTCATTACCAGTTACATTCGGAGATGGCCACGTAATCTACCAACTTGTTTGTCTAGTGGGAATCACTCTGCCGACTCCATCTCAGAGATTCGGGTCTTCTCTCCTTTGAAAAGGCTTAATAATTGG GTTGGAAGGAGGGAATGCTGTGATATTGTGCGGTTTCTTGACTTGACTGTCACAGAGGTCAGAGTTAGGGGCTGCAGGAATGATGAAGTGGTGGCATAG